A single genomic interval of Cydia strobilella chromosome 3, ilCydStro3.1, whole genome shotgun sequence harbors:
- the LOC134756317 gene encoding heat shock protein Hsp-12.2-like, which produces MSLMPYWARHFRNLALRDPIGRAFEDPFVVFTRDPFFRDPIKFIKEATAPLQHGIEGAYSDAEVKVDGKKVEVHLDVQNFTPDQIQVKTVGNEIMVEGKKEVKREDGWTRSHFERRFLLPEGFPPERVECHLDKGKLLLVAFRSEPLEERTIKINAKEEKEPKTIEK; this is translated from the coding sequence ATGTCACTTATGCCGTATTGGGCGCGTCATTTTCGGAATCTGGCCCTCCGTGATCCTATCGGAAGGGCATTTGAGGATCCTTTCGTTGTCTTCACTCGCGATCCTTTCTTCCGCGACCCGATAAAGTTCATCAAGGAAGCAACAGCGCCTCTGCAGCATGGGATCGAGGGAGCATACTCCGACGCCGAAGTCAAAGTCGACGGGAAGAAAGTTGAGGTGCATTTGGACGTGCAGAATTTCACCCCAGATCAGATCCAAGTGAAGACAGTCGGGAATGAAATCATGGTTGAAGGAAAAAAGGAGGTGAAACGCGAGGATGGTTGGACGAGGAGCCATTTTGAGAGGAGGTTCCTGCTTCCCGAAGGTTTTCCTCCGGAGAGAGTCGAGTGCCATCTTGATAAGGGGAAGCTGTTGCTAGTCGCGTTCAGATCTGAGCCTCTGGAAGAGAGGACCATCAAGATCAACGCCAAAGAAGAGAAGGAACCGAAAACGATTGAGAAGTAG